From Longimicrobiaceae bacterium, the proteins below share one genomic window:
- a CDS encoding cytochrome c-type biogenesis protein CcmH: MKRVVFALVLLVATTLGSAQAQLQVPKLTPEQERTAVAAMERLRSPVTPFHTVDMCPSVPALRDTIRLAAAQGMTTEQIVEDVVARYGEEVRLLPKRSGVGLLAWIATPLLLLAGAVLVFVRLRRGQETLAAVGERQEESDLTEEERDRLAAALRDWERSGEVEP; this comes from the coding sequence ATGAAGCGCGTGGTCTTTGCGCTGGTGCTGCTGGTTGCGACGACGCTCGGTTCCGCCCAGGCGCAGTTGCAGGTGCCCAAGCTGACCCCCGAGCAGGAGCGCACGGCGGTGGCGGCTATGGAGCGGCTCCGCTCGCCGGTCACCCCGTTCCACACGGTGGACATGTGCCCGAGCGTGCCGGCCCTGCGTGACACGATCCGGCTCGCCGCCGCGCAGGGCATGACCACGGAGCAGATCGTCGAGGACGTGGTCGCGCGCTACGGCGAGGAGGTGCGCCTCCTCCCGAAGCGCAGCGGCGTGGGGCTGCTCGCGTGGATCGCCACCCCGCTGCTCCTGCTCGCCGGCGCGGTGCTGGTCTTCGTTCGCCTGCGGCGTGGGCAGGAGACGCTCGCCGCGGTGGGTGAACGCCAGGAGGAGAGCGATCTCACCGAGGAGGAGCGGGACCGGCTGGCGGCGGCCCTGCGCGATTGGGAACGGTCCGGGGAGGTGGAGCCCTGA
- a CDS encoding zinc ribbon domain-containing protein: MVPLILRRLALLEDASPARLVDAEARRRVALASLREVEYDRVSGKLDDEDYQRLKAKLEREALAALAAAEAAGGAAGAGAEGTGSPSASSSPVRHSCGFVNPPASRFCAGCGRPLV; encoded by the coding sequence GTGGTTCCGCTGATCTTACGCCGGCTCGCCCTGCTCGAGGACGCTTCACCGGCGCGACTCGTCGACGCCGAAGCTCGGCGGCGCGTGGCGCTCGCCTCGCTGCGTGAAGTCGAGTACGATCGCGTAAGCGGCAAACTGGACGACGAGGACTATCAGCGTCTGAAGGCGAAGCTCGAACGCGAGGCCCTCGCTGCGCTCGCGGCCGCCGAGGCCGCGGGAGGCGCGGCCGGGGCCGGGGCCGAGGGGACAGGAAGCCCTTCTGCCTCGAGCTCTCCCGTAAGGCATTCCTGTGGCTTCGTGAACCCGCCCGCGAGCCGTTTCTGCGCCGGGTGCGGCCGGCCGCTGGTCTGA
- the ccmA gene encoding heme ABC exporter ATP-binding protein CcmA — translation MGTGSAAAAVLEARRVEKWFGGHPAVQKIDFSLSPGEFLTIFGPNGAGKTTLLRLLAGSLRPTRGEVLLSGAPLDYDETAWRRRIGVLSHRTFLYGHFSAVENLRLYGRLYGVDAVSERIEAGLRQVGLWERRDDRVGTYSRGMQQRLALARTLLHDPEIVLLDEPYTGLDPHAAAMLRGVLDHLRDGRRAVVLVTHNLSQGLELADRVVVQVAGRWVSDEPRSSIDPVAFERVYTERVGGLA, via the coding sequence GTGGGAACGGGGTCCGCCGCGGCCGCCGTGCTCGAGGCGCGGCGCGTGGAGAAATGGTTCGGTGGCCATCCCGCCGTGCAGAAGATCGACTTCTCCCTTTCCCCCGGCGAATTCCTCACCATTTTCGGGCCCAACGGGGCGGGGAAGACCACCCTTCTGCGGCTCCTTGCGGGATCGCTCCGACCGACCCGCGGCGAGGTGCTGCTGTCGGGTGCTCCACTGGACTACGACGAGACCGCGTGGCGTCGTCGCATTGGCGTGCTCTCCCACCGGACCTTCCTGTACGGACACTTCAGCGCGGTCGAAAATCTCAGGCTTTACGGACGGCTCTACGGGGTGGACGCAGTCTCCGAGCGGATCGAGGCGGGCTTGAGGCAGGTCGGCCTGTGGGAGCGGCGAGACGACCGGGTCGGCACCTATTCGCGGGGAATGCAGCAACGACTGGCACTCGCGCGGACGCTGCTGCACGACCCGGAGATCGTTCTCCTGGACGAGCCGTACACCGGCCTGGATCCTCACGCGGCCGCGATGCTGCGCGGCGTCCTCGATCACCTGCGCGACGGGCGGCGAGCGGTAGTGTTGGTCACCCATAACCTGTCGCAGGGACTGGAGCTCGCAGATCGCGTGGTGGTGCAGGTCGCCGGGCGGTGGGTCTCCGACGAGCCCCGCAGCTCGATCGATCCGGTGGCGTTCGAGCGGGTCTACACCGAGCGCGTCGGCGGATTGGCCTGA
- a CDS encoding heme exporter protein CcmB translates to MLDFVRQAGIIAGKDLLLELRSRGRIASMLVFAALVAVVFAFALDPTEPVRDVAGAMLWVTVVLAALLGLGRAYVVDREEDALTGLLLTPVNRGALFIGKVVANLVLLLITELIIFPVYGLFFQLPLWDPLPTLALVVVLASVGVVAVGTLFGAMTISTRLGETLLPVLLLPLVIPVVIYAASATQRLLVGRPTAEVLGSLKMLLAFDIVFLVVCTLAYPSVVEE, encoded by the coding sequence GTGCTCGACTTCGTTCGGCAGGCGGGCATCATCGCGGGGAAGGATCTCCTGCTCGAGCTGCGGTCGCGGGGGCGGATTGCCAGCATGCTCGTGTTCGCCGCCCTCGTGGCGGTGGTTTTCGCCTTCGCCCTCGATCCGACCGAGCCGGTGCGCGACGTGGCCGGCGCGATGCTGTGGGTTACGGTCGTGCTCGCGGCCCTGCTCGGGTTGGGTCGGGCGTATGTCGTCGACCGGGAGGAGGATGCGCTCACCGGCCTGCTCCTCACGCCGGTGAACCGCGGGGCGCTCTTCATCGGGAAAGTGGTGGCCAACCTGGTGCTGCTGCTGATCACCGAGCTGATCATCTTCCCGGTGTACGGCCTCTTCTTCCAGCTCCCCCTCTGGGATCCGCTGCCGACCCTGGCGCTGGTGGTCGTCCTCGCGAGCGTGGGGGTGGTGGCGGTGGGTACGTTGTTCGGCGCGATGACCATCAGCACGCGCTTGGGGGAGACCCTCCTCCCGGTGCTTCTCTTGCCCCTGGTCATCCCCGTGGTTATCTACGCCGCGAGCGCGACGCAGCGTCTGCTAGTCGGGCGGCCCACAGCCGAGGTCTTGGGCAGCCTCAAGATGCTACTTGCGTTCGACATCGTTTTTCTGGTGGTCTGCACGCTGGCGTACCCCTCGGTGGTGGAGGAGTGA